The nucleotide sequence TAAACTCATAAATAAGAAAACAGGCAGCATCAGCCATATCACCCACGTGGCTTTTAACAGGAAAAGTGCACCAAAAGGCTGGTAATCCAGCGTCCCATAGTTCCCTAAACAGGTTCCGAGTATAAAGGCAACCCACAGGATGGTTGGTGGAACGAGCTTAAGTTTTTTTATCACTGTCTGCGATATTCCCAGTGGTTTGAAGCCTGCTATTTTGTTAAGAGATTCCTGCACTGCTCCAAAAGGACAAATCCAGGCACAGTATAGATTTTTCCCCAAGAAAACAATAAATCCCAATGACCCGGCCATCAGCACATACCATTTAAGGTTTGTTATTCCCGGAATTTGTAATTGGATCAGGGAAAACAACAAGTTGGCGGTAACAAATTGGTTGATCATAAATCCCAGTACCCCAATGCTTACCAGTAGTATCCAGGTCCGTATACGAACCAATTTCTTGATATAGACTCCTGCAAGTGCGATGAGGTACATCACGATCATCGCTAAGTCCTTCCAAGTAACTTGGAACAGATCATAAGGATTTGCCCATGATGTGTTAAAGATCTGCCTGGAAAGGTACAAGTTTCCACTATTTACAGCTTCAGCCACCGCATGCGAAGAAACAGTTGAACCGCTTATCCGGTCGACGTAGTTGGCTGTTTTGCTGTCGGCCAGGTATCCGGTATAACCGGAAGCCCCTCCCAGATAAATAGGTTCCTTCAGCGAAAGACCGTTAAAACTATCGAAATATTTTTGTTTGTAGAGCCTTTCAAAAAAAATCGGAGTCTCACCCTGCTTTGTGACCAGTACTTTTTCCACCAAACCTTTTTCATCAATGATACTCATCATTTCAATTCTGGACTGATACCCCACAGCCGAATCACAAACGGCATAGTAACGTCCTCCTGATGCTTCCACCATGTAAGCGGGTTTTGTACCAATGATTTTTTCAACCGAGGTGACACTGGGAATGTTTTGTTGGATCAGTGCCTTGTAATCCACAGCCTGGCCCGTCCAAAAAACGCTATAAATAATTGCTGCAATGGCTGTTATGGATAAAAAAAATAAATAGTAAAACTCTAGATCTCTCTTTTTTCCTTTCATGTCTTTGATCCTCTGCTGTCTTTAATTAATGGATTAAGGAGAGCAACCCACCCAATACCATTATAGTTAATGTAAGATAAACAAGATGTTTGCATAATTACATATCGTAAGGCGGGAATATTCATGCAGTTTAGGCAATTTAGCATCGTTAGAATACAACTACTACCATGATAATACTAAAAAATTGTATTCCTAAATACAGTTCACAAAGGAATGAATTTGAAAATCACGACCTATATTTTGAGATCTTTGGTGTATCAGGACGCAATATTATGGACACCGATGCCGACAGACAAGAAAACGTACTTTTAGAAAGAATCTCGAGTCGAGACGACCTTAACAAACTCGTTATATGGAAAGCCATGTTCAATATATTAAAACCGTCCGTAATCCAAACAAGCAGCGCAAAAAATGCATACAAATACATACGCCCTAAAGGCTACGGATATATTCAGTTAGAATCTAAGTGGTACGGTATAAAAATATTCGGAAAGGTAATTATAGTAAAAATATTAATTAATACTTAGGTAGAAATGCAAAATATTTGAGGGTAGTATGTTTAAAAAACTGTTGAAGAGCGCTTTAGGCTTTAGCGGCAAAAAAGGCTCTGGCAAGACAACTTCCCGACAACCTGTAGAAAAGCGGCCCCTCTCTGCAGATTATGATGATAATTTACAGACTTTACGGCAAGTTTTCGACCAATGTTTTGATATTCTCTTCCGCGAATTTTCCATTAATGCCGATACACCTCTACGTGCTTTTATTATTTATGTAGCCGGATTAACCAACCATGAAATGGTGAATGATCACTTATTGAAGAGTATCATGCAGGAAACGGCTAATTTACCGTCATCTGTGCATCTGTCCAAGGCCAATGCACAGCAAGTCATTCAAGAACGTTTAATCAATTTGGACGAAACCAGTACGACGACTGATTTAATTGAACTCGTCCAAAAAGTTTTAGAAGGCAATACCGTCCTGATTCTGGACGGATCGTCTACTGCGATTATTGCCGGTGTACGGGGTGTAGAGGGTAGAGCAATCGACGAGCCTGACAGCGAACCTGGGGTGAGGGGACCAAAAGACGGATTTGTGGAAGCCCTCAACACAAACATGAGTTTAATCCGGCGCCGAATAAAAACCAGCCGTCTCAAAGCGGAAACTTTCGAGACAGGACTGTTGACGAAGACCAAACTGGCAGTATGTTACATCAAAGGGATCGCCAATGATAAAGTTGTGCAAGAGGTCAAGCAGCGGATTGGCAGGATTAATATTGATAGTGTGCTCAGCAGCAACCAGATTGAAGAATTAATTATGGATGAGGCTTTCTCTTTATTCCCCCTTGTACAGTACACCGAGCGGCCGGACAAAGCAGCGGCTTCCTTATTGGAAGGACGGGTTGTTATCTTAGTGGATAACTCACCAATGCCCCTGATTGTTCCGGTAACGTTTATTTCTCTGCTCCAGGCTGCCGAGGATTATTACAATAACGCGGTATTCGCCACTTCAGTCCGGCTTTTGCGCTTTGTTGCCTTGAACATTGCGTTACTACTGCCGGCCTTAACCGTGGCAGCTTTCTCATTCCACCAGGAGTTGCTGCCAACAGCCTTAATAAGTACTGTTGCAGGCGCCCGGCAAGGCTTGCCTCTGCCAATCGTTTTAGAAATTCTGATGATTGAATTCGCCTTTGAACTCTTGCGCGAAGCCGGAGTACGCCTGCCCAAGACGATTGGTCAAGCTATCAGTACTGTTGGTGGTTTGGTTATTGGGCAGGCGGCAGTGAACGCGGGCCTTGTCTCACCAATCTCGGTCATTGTTGTGGCGACTACAGCTATCGCTTCATTCACGATCCCAAACTACGCTGCAGGTACTGCGCTGAGAATTTTGCGGTTTGTTTTGATTATCCTTGCAGGTTTTTTCGGCGGAGTGGGAATCATCTCCGGTCTAATGGTTATTCTATTCCATCTCTGCAGCTTACGTTCTTTCGGTATCCCCTACTTATCACCTATTGCCCCCTTAAGCCCGGGTGACTTAAAGGACACCATGGTACGTGCGCCCTGGTGGGCTATGCTCAGGCGGCCATGGATGTCCGTCAGCAATGAGCCGGTCAGGCAGGACCCTGATCAAGGTCCGCTAAAACCGGATAAGGGAGGGCAAACGCCATAAATACGGAAAAGCTTTCAAGTAGGCAGATTGCTGTGCTGCTGTACATCATCATCATGATTTCAGGACTTCTGCTTATGCCCGGGCTGACGGCTGAAAAAGCGAAACAATCCGCCTGGATAGCGATTGCTTTAGCCTCACTTCCCAGTTTTTTTTGCTTATGGATTGTTTGGAAATTGGGTAAACGGTTTCCAAACAATACTTTGCCTGAATATGCAGAAATCATCCTGGGCAAAGCCTTAGGCAAGGTTGTAGGCGGAGCCTATATATTATTTTTCCTTTTGGTTAACATTCTATCCGTATGTGAGTTTTCCGAATTCCTGACAGTCTGCTTTATGCCACAAACCCCGGCAATAGCTCTTAATGCCATCCTTGTCCTCATCGGGGCTTATGCAGTATTGAAAGGGATTGAAGTCATTGCCCGTGCAGCTCAATTCGTATTTCCCTTATTCATGATTTCTTTACTTATTCTATTTGTATCCGTATTACCCGCGGTGAAACTAGGAAAGCTGCTGCCTTTTCTTGAAGGTGGGATCAAACCTGTGATTTGGGGGTCTATCCCCTCCATATTCGTGTATGGTGAGATTATTGTATTGGCTATCCTGCTTCCCATGGTCAACAAGCCTGAGGAAATAAAGCGCAAAGGTGCTTTTGCCTTATTGACAGTGGCTATTTTTCTCTCAGCAGGTATGATGTTCACCTTAATGATATTTGGATCAAACCTCTCTGGGGATTTGTTGTTTCCTTTTTGGTATCTCAGCAAATATATAGAGTTTGGTAGTTACCTTCAGCGAGTAGAAGGGTTAATCCTGCTCCTTTGGATGATCGGAATGATCATTAAAATTGCAATTTTCTATTATTTAACGTGTTTTTCAACAGCCAAAACCCTGGGTCTGAAAAGCTATAAACCGGTTATTTACCCAATGGCGCTTATCTACCTCCCAGCGGCAACTTTTCTGTTTCGTAACACAGCAGAATTCCGTCAGTTTCTTGAATTGTACTGGCCGTATTTAGGATCCATTTTCGAACTGGTGTTGCCTTTGATTCTTTTGTTCGTAGCCGTAATCAGAAAAAAGCAAAGGAGAGTTAGCCGGTGAAAAAAAAATACCGAATTTTAGGCCTATCCATACTAATTATTTTACAGTCTGCTATAAGCACCGGCTGTTGGAGCAGTAAGGAAGTTGAAAGCCTTGCCGTTGTCACCCTCATGGGAATTGACTATACAAACGAAAATGGCAGCGACATGTGGACAATATCTGCAACAATCTTAAACCCGCTCGGCCAGGATAAAGAAGGAGATCAATCAAGCGGAAAAGGTAGTCAGGAAACATTATTGGTAGGTACCGGAAGGACTCTGCAGGAGACTATTTCAGCCTTTCCTGCCCACTCATCTCGTACACCTTATTACGGTCATATAAGTGCTTATATCATTGGTGAGAAGACCGCCAAGGAAAAAATGTGCGAATTTACTGAGGCCAATATACGATATTGGGAAAACCGTCCAAGAACATTAATAATCATAACAAAAGGAAAAGCTCTTGATGTATTGCAAGCGGGACCGGCAGTCGATAAGCTGCTCTCTAAAGAATTGAAGGAATTAGGTATGAAAAAAGCGTTAGCCACCGGTTATTCCTACGGTGTAACTTTGACTGATTTTGCGGAGGGGTTAAAAAGTCCTGACAGGGATCCGGTAGCGACTCTGGTCAATGTCGTTCCTCCGGAAGTCCCGGGATTGGGACAGCAAAATCTGATGGAGGGATTAGCTGTTTTCCAAGGGGGTAGACTCATAGGTTGGTTGAATAAAGAGGAAACTATGGGATATTTATTAATAACGCAAAATATCAACAATGGGCATATTCCGCTAGTGGTTACAAAAGATAATATACTATTCTCATATTACTTTGCTACTACAAAAAGTAAAATCCTATCGGTGGTAACCGGTGGTAAAATCACTTACCGTGTAAACATTAAAGTTATAGGTGCAATTGCTGATAATTCAGGATTAAGACTAAAAGCAGAAGATATTAAAGCACTTGAAAATGTAATCGAAGACAGGCTGCGGGATCTGTCCATACAAGCAGTTGATAAGGCCAAGGAATACAATTCAGATTTTCTTGGTTTTACAGAAAAACTCCATCGTACTAACCTCTCGGCATGGCAGACGCTAGGACCGGACTGGCGGAAAGCTTTTAGCACAGCGGAAGTAGAAATCGTGGTCGATGCTAAGATCGTCCAAACCGGGATGATGGGGGAATAAAATATATTGCAATATCAATTACAATTGATATTGTATCGTTAATTAAATCTCTACGCTTCCTTCGAATACCTTTTCCGGTTTTCCTGTCATATAGACTGTCTCATCCGTATATTTGACGACCAAATCGCCGCCTTTTAGCTTCACCAGAATATGTTCTCCTTTTTGGCAGAAGCCGTTCAACACTGCAGCGACAACAGCCGCGCAGGCGCTGGTACCGGCCGCAAGCGTTTCGCCGTTGCCGCGTTCCCAGACCCGCATTTTCAGGGTATTTCGGTCAATCATCGTAACAAATTCCACATTGACTCTTTCCGGAAATAACGGAGAATATTCGAAGGCCGGTCCTTCAGTATCCATCTGAATGCTTTCCTGGTTCTCCACAAAAAGCACACTATGCGGATTCCCCATGGAGACACAGGTGATGCGGTAATCGCGACCGGCAATCGTAACTGGCTGGTTCACGATAACCTCTCCCGGCAATTCAACCGGAATCTTCTGAGGTTCCAGCTCCGCCGGCCCCATATCTACGCAGACCGAATTGACTTTCCCGTTTTGGATATAGAGTTTCAGTTTTTTAATTCCGCTCAAGGTTTCAATCGAAATCCGTTCCTTAACGATGATCTCGTTATCATACAGATATTTCCCAATGCATGTCAGTGCATTGCCGCTCATTTTGCTCTCGCTGCCATCCAGATTGAACATCTGCATCCTCGCATCAGCTTTGTCGGACGGACAGATCAGCACAATCCCGTCCCCGCCGATACCATAGTGCCTGTCGGATAAATAAACACTCAGGGATTCGGGACTGACAATCTGCTGATTGAAGCAGTTGAAATAAATATAATCGTTGCCGCAGGACTGCATCTTCGTAAAGGTAAGTCGACGCCGTTCGCTGCGCATATGGTTGATGTCCACAAGCTCCGTGTTGTTCTGGGAATACCGGCTCTTCAGACTGTTGGCCAGGGCGTTGGCTGTATCCAGTGAGGTCAGACACGGAATCGCCGTTTCGACCGCTTTACGGCGGATTTTGACACTGTCCAGACCGGGCAGCCTGCCTTTGGCGGAAGTCGAGATAATATAATGGATCTTGCCACTTTCCAGCAGCGTTTGGATATTGTCATGCTCTGATTCATGAATCTTCTTGACCGGAATCACCTGCAGACCCGCCTGCTCCAGCACTTTGGCCGTTCCGCCGGTCGCATAGAGCTTAAAGCCCAGCTCGCTGTATTTCCTGGCGATATCAACCATCTCCGGCTTATCGCTGTTGCGAACCGTAACTAAAACGCCACCCTGCTTCACCATCTTGTACCCGGCAGCCACCAGTCCCTTATAAAGCGCCTCAGCGAGGGATTTGCCAATGCCCAGCACCTCGCCCGTCGACTTCATCTCCGGACCCAGCTGCACATCGACATCAATCAGTTTTTCAAACGAAAATACCGGAACCTTAACCGCGACATAAGGCGGGGTTTTATACAGCCCTGTGCCGAAGCCCATATCGGTCAGCTTTTCGCCAAGCATCGCCCGGGTCGCGAGGTCAACCATCGGCACGCCGGTCACTTTGCTGATATACGGGATCGTCCTTGAGGAACGCGGATTCACTTCAATGACGTAGATTTCTCCGGCATGAACGACATACTGAATATTGACCAGCCCCTGGGTGTTTAAGGCCAGGGCTAGTTTTCTGGAATAGTCGATGACCCGTTCCGTCAGCTCCCCGCTTAAGTTCCAGGCAGGATAGACCGCAATCGAATCACCGGAATGGATACCGGCCCGTTCAATATGCTCCATGATCCCAGGGATTAGAATCTCTTCACCGTCACAGATCGCGTCAACTTCGATTTCAATACCCGACAGGTATTTATCGATTAGTACGGGATTTTCGATATTGTAAGTCAGGATAATGTCCATGTATTCACAGATATCCTGGTCACTAAACGCAATAATCATATTCTGGCCGCCCAGTACATAGGAAGGGCGCATCAGGACCGGATAGCCGAGCTTATTCGCCGCCTGCAGCGCTTCATCGGTGTTCATCACGGTATGTCCCTGAGGCCGTTTAATGGAGAGTCGTTCCAACAAAGCGTCAAACCGTTCCCTGTCCTCGGCCGCATCGATGCTGTCGGCCGGTGTGCCCAGAATCCGTATCCCCTGGGCTTCCAAGAACTTCGTCAGCTTAATGGCCGTCTGTCCGCCAAAAGCTACGACGACGCCATAAGGCTGCTCCGTATGAATCACATTCAAAACGTCCTCATTGGTCAGCGGTTCAAAATACAGCCGGTCGGCCGTGTCAAAATCGGTCGAGACGGTCTCCGGGTTATTATTGACGATCACGACCTCATAGCCTGCTTTTTTCAACGCCCACACACAATGTACGGAAGCATAGTCAAACTCGATCCCCTGACCGATTCGAATTGGGCCGGAGCCAAAGACAATAATTGTCTTCTTGCTGCTGTTCCTGGCTTTAATAAACTGCTCGGCCTCATTGGCTTCATCGTACGTCGAGTAAAAATACGGGGTCTCCGCCTCAAATTCGGCTGCGCAGGTATCGACCATTTTGTAAGAAGCCCAGCGTTTCTGATAGATCCCCTGCGCAATCCCCTGTTCAATCCTGCTGCCTGAAAGCCGTTCGATTACTTTATCAGGGTACCCGAGTTTCTTGGCTTCTTCGTACAGCTCCTGCGTCAGAGGTCCGACGGCCAGCTCTTTCTCCAAAGCTGTAAGGTGAGCCAGTTTGTATAAGAACCAGAGGTCAATCTTGGTGATCTCGTGAATCAATTCGCAGGAAATGTCCCTTTGCAGCGCTTCGAATATCACAAAAAGCCGTTCATCGTTGCACACTGTAAGCAGCTGTTCAATCTCGGCATCCGTCAGTTTCTTGAGTTTGGGCAGGTTCAAGCTGTCCAGGGAAATCTCCGCTCCCCTGACCGCTTTCATAATGGCCTGCTCAAAGCTCACGCCGATCGCCATCACTTCACCGGTTGCTTTCATCTGCGTACCCAGTGTGCGTTTTGCGTAAACAAATTTATCAAACGGCCACTTGGGCAGTTTCACCACGACATAATCCAGCGCCGGTTCAAAACAGGCATAGGTCTTCCCTGTAACGGCGTTTTTAATCTCATCGAGCGTATATCCAACCGCAATTTTCGCGGCGACTTTAGCAATCGGATATCCGGTCGCCTTGGAGGCCAGAGCTGAGGAACGGGATACCCTCGGATTCACCTCAATCACGGCATAGTCAAAGCTGTCCGGATGCAGCGCGAACTGGCAGTTGCAGCCGCCTTCCACTTCCAGGGCTGTAATGATATTCAGCGCAGCCGAACGCAGCATTTGGTATTCTTTGTCCGAAAGTGTGACAGCCGGCGCGATAACGATGCTGTCCCCGGTATGCACTCCGACCGGATCAAAATTCTCCATACTGCAGACGGTAATTACGTTGCCCGCCCGGTCCCGCATCACTTCAAACTCGATCTCTTTCCACCCGGAAATACATTTTTCAATTAGGACCTGGGTAATCGGTGAAAGCCTCAGACCGTTGGCCGCAATTTCCTGCAGCTCGGTTTCATTATAGGCAATCCCCCCGCCTGTTCCGCCCAGCGTAAAGGCCGGACGAACGATGACCGGATAGGAGATCTCTGCTGCAAAAGTGAGGGCCGCGGGGACATCCGTCACGACCAACGAAGGGATGACAGGCTCGCCGATCGCTGCCATGGTATCTTTAAACATCTGCCGGTCTTCAGCCTTATCGATCGTTTCCGGATTCGCGCCCAGAAGTTTGACGCCTTGTTTTTCTAGAAATCCTTCTTTGGCAAGCTGCATGGAAAGTGTCAGGCCGGTCTGACCGCCTAACGTAGATAAAATGCTATCCGGTCTTTCCTTAATGATGATTCTTTTGATGGTCTCCAGTGTTAAAGGTTCAATGTAGATCTGATCGGCCATCGCGTTGTCCGTCATGATCGTTGCCGGATTGGAGTTGATCAGAACAACTTCCAGTCCCTCTTCTTTCAAGGCCCTGCACGCCTGAGTCCCCGCGTAATCAAATTCAGCAGCCTGTCCGATGACGATCGGTCCTGAGCCAATGACCAGTACTTTTTTTATTTCTTGATTTAACGGCATGTTAAGCAGTCCTTCCTCATCAGAGCAATAAATTGATCAAATAAATAGCTGGTATCCAAGGGTCCTGCCGAAGCTTCCGGATGAAACTGTGCCGAGAAAGCCGGCATATTCAGATATTCAATTCCTTCGCAAGTCCCGTCATTGGCATTCTGAAAACGCATGCGAGCATGAGCAGGAAGGCTGTTGGCAACAACCGCATAGCCATGGTTCTGGCTTGTAATGTAAACCCTGCCGGTTTTCAAATCTTTCACCGGCTGATTAGCGCCCCGGTGCCCGTATTTCAGCTTGGACGTTTCGGCACCCTGCGCCAGGGCCAGCAGCTGATGTCCGAGACATATCCCGAAGATCGGCAGACCGGAGGCAGAAAGCTTCTTCAGCTCTGCGATAATTCCCTTATTGTCGGCCGGATCTCCCGGTCCGTTAGAAAGCATGATCCCGTCCGGGTGCAAAGCCAGGATACTTTCGGTGGATGTCTCAGCAGGCACCGTGATAACCTCACAGCCGCGTTTGATAAGTTCACGCCGAATATTTTCCTTCGCTCCGAAATCCCACAGGGCTACCCGGCATACGCCGGATGCTTCTTTAGTGTCCACTGTCGCTACATCTCTAGATGTGACAACGTCAACGGATTTACCTATATCACTGGTTGGGACTATTTCAATGGCTGAGATGCTTTTCCCGGTTACATCGGTGTTCTCGGTCGATATTGTTTCCCTGCAGGAAACTGTCTGAACCGCGTCCGTAATTTTATAGCCATTAATCTCAGCCAAATCTTTTTCAAAATTATTCAGGGTGGTGGTAATTTTGGCATTCATCACACCAACCTCGCGGATAATCTTGGTAAGCTCCCGGGTGTCAACACCGTGAACCCCGACAATATTTTGCGCCTTTAAAAAAGCGTCAAGCTCTCCTTCACAGCGAAAGTTGGAAGGAACTTGACACCACTCCCGGACAACATAGGCCTTTACTTTTGAAGAATTACTTTCAAAATCTGCCGAAATAATCCCATAATTCCCTATCAAAGGGAACGTCTGAACCACAATCTGCCCGTAATAACTCGGATCGGTCAGGGTTTCGAGATATCCGGTCATTGCAGTAGTAAAGACAATCTCACCGACTGCCTCTCCTACTGCCCCGAAAGGTTTCCCTTTAAAAACCCGGCCATTGGCCAGGATGATATACACATTCTGCTGCACGCGGATCCCTCCGTAATTCTTATTTCAACAGACTGGTCCATCAGTCTGTTTGCGTCACTAAATAAAGTAGATGAAAAAAAATTATTCAAATAGCATTATACCATGGGAATTGATGAATATAAAATCTTCAAACTCCGTCTTT is from Dehalobacter sp. 12DCB1 and encodes:
- a CDS encoding 4Fe-4S binding protein; this encodes MKGKKRDLEFYYLFFLSITAIAAIIYSVFWTGQAVDYKALIQQNIPSVTSVEKIIGTKPAYMVEASGGRYYAVCDSAVGYQSRIEMMSIIDEKGLVEKVLVTKQGETPIFFERLYKQKYFDSFNGLSLKEPIYLGGASGYTGYLADSKTANYVDRISGSTVSSHAVAEAVNSGNLYLSRQIFNTSWANPYDLFQVTWKDLAMIVMYLIALAGVYIKKLVRIRTWILLVSIGVLGFMINQFVTANLLFSLIQLQIPGITNLKWYVLMAGSLGFIVFLGKNLYCAWICPFGAVQESLNKIAGFKPLGISQTVIKKLKLVPPTILWVAFILGTCLGNYGTLDYQPFGALFLLKATWVIWLMLPVFLFMSL
- a CDS encoding carbamoyl phosphate synthase small subunit, which gives rise to MQQNVYIILANGRVFKGKPFGAVGEAVGEIVFTTAMTGYLETLTDPSYYGQIVVQTFPLIGNYGIISADFESNSSKVKAYVVREWCQVPSNFRCEGELDAFLKAQNIVGVHGVDTRELTKIIREVGVMNAKITTTLNNFEKDLAEINGYKITDAVQTVSCRETISTENTDVTGKSISAIEIVPTSDIGKSVDVVTSRDVATVDTKEASGVCRVALWDFGAKENIRRELIKRGCEVITVPAETSTESILALHPDGIMLSNGPGDPADNKGIIAELKKLSASGLPIFGICLGHQLLALAQGAETSKLKYGHRGANQPVKDLKTGRVYITSQNHGYAVVANSLPAHARMRFQNANDGTCEGIEYLNMPAFSAQFHPEASAGPLDTSYLFDQFIALMRKDCLTCR
- a CDS encoding Ger(x)C family spore germination protein — its product is MKKKYRILGLSILIILQSAISTGCWSSKEVESLAVVTLMGIDYTNENGSDMWTISATILNPLGQDKEGDQSSGKGSQETLLVGTGRTLQETISAFPAHSSRTPYYGHISAYIIGEKTAKEKMCEFTEANIRYWENRPRTLIIITKGKALDVLQAGPAVDKLLSKELKELGMKKALATGYSYGVTLTDFAEGLKSPDRDPVATLVNVVPPEVPGLGQQNLMEGLAVFQGGRLIGWLNKEETMGYLLITQNINNGHIPLVVTKDNILFSYYFATTKSKILSVVTGGKITYRVNIKVIGAIADNSGLRLKAEDIKALENVIEDRLRDLSIQAVDKAKEYNSDFLGFTEKLHRTNLSAWQTLGPDWRKAFSTAEVEIVVDAKIVQTGMMGE
- the carB gene encoding carbamoyl-phosphate synthase large subunit; this encodes MPLNQEIKKVLVIGSGPIVIGQAAEFDYAGTQACRALKEEGLEVVLINSNPATIMTDNAMADQIYIEPLTLETIKRIIIKERPDSILSTLGGQTGLTLSMQLAKEGFLEKQGVKLLGANPETIDKAEDRQMFKDTMAAIGEPVIPSLVVTDVPAALTFAAEISYPVIVRPAFTLGGTGGGIAYNETELQEIAANGLRLSPITQVLIEKCISGWKEIEFEVMRDRAGNVITVCSMENFDPVGVHTGDSIVIAPAVTLSDKEYQMLRSAALNIITALEVEGGCNCQFALHPDSFDYAVIEVNPRVSRSSALASKATGYPIAKVAAKIAVGYTLDEIKNAVTGKTYACFEPALDYVVVKLPKWPFDKFVYAKRTLGTQMKATGEVMAIGVSFEQAIMKAVRGAEISLDSLNLPKLKKLTDAEIEQLLTVCNDERLFVIFEALQRDISCELIHEITKIDLWFLYKLAHLTALEKELAVGPLTQELYEEAKKLGYPDKVIERLSGSRIEQGIAQGIYQKRWASYKMVDTCAAEFEAETPYFYSTYDEANEAEQFIKARNSSKKTIIVFGSGPIRIGQGIEFDYASVHCVWALKKAGYEVVIVNNNPETVSTDFDTADRLYFEPLTNEDVLNVIHTEQPYGVVVAFGGQTAIKLTKFLEAQGIRILGTPADSIDAAEDRERFDALLERLSIKRPQGHTVMNTDEALQAANKLGYPVLMRPSYVLGGQNMIIAFSDQDICEYMDIILTYNIENPVLIDKYLSGIEIEVDAICDGEEILIPGIMEHIERAGIHSGDSIAVYPAWNLSGELTERVIDYSRKLALALNTQGLVNIQYVVHAGEIYVIEVNPRSSRTIPYISKVTGVPMVDLATRAMLGEKLTDMGFGTGLYKTPPYVAVKVPVFSFEKLIDVDVQLGPEMKSTGEVLGIGKSLAEALYKGLVAAGYKMVKQGGVLVTVRNSDKPEMVDIARKYSELGFKLYATGGTAKVLEQAGLQVIPVKKIHESEHDNIQTLLESGKIHYIISTSAKGRLPGLDSVKIRRKAVETAIPCLTSLDTANALANSLKSRYSQNNTELVDINHMRSERRRLTFTKMQSCGNDYIYFNCFNQQIVSPESLSVYLSDRHYGIGGDGIVLICPSDKADARMQMFNLDGSESKMSGNALTCIGKYLYDNEIIVKERISIETLSGIKKLKLYIQNGKVNSVCVDMGPAELEPQKIPVELPGEVIVNQPVTIAGRDYRITCVSMGNPHSVLFVENQESIQMDTEGPAFEYSPLFPERVNVEFVTMIDRNTLKMRVWERGNGETLAAGTSACAAVVAAVLNGFCQKGEHILVKLKGGDLVVKYTDETVYMTGKPEKVFEGSVEI
- a CDS encoding endospore germination permease; the protein is MNTEKLSSRQIAVLLYIIIMISGLLLMPGLTAEKAKQSAWIAIALASLPSFFCLWIVWKLGKRFPNNTLPEYAEIILGKALGKVVGGAYILFFLLVNILSVCEFSEFLTVCFMPQTPAIALNAILVLIGAYAVLKGIEVIARAAQFVFPLFMISLLILFVSVLPAVKLGKLLPFLEGGIKPVIWGSIPSIFVYGEIIVLAILLPMVNKPEEIKRKGAFALLTVAIFLSAGMMFTLMIFGSNLSGDLLFPFWYLSKYIEFGSYLQRVEGLILLLWMIGMIIKIAIFYYLTCFSTAKTLGLKSYKPVIYPMALIYLPAATFLFRNTAEFRQFLELYWPYLGSIFELVLPLILLFVAVIRKKQRRVSR
- a CDS encoding spore germination protein, with translation MFKKLLKSALGFSGKKGSGKTTSRQPVEKRPLSADYDDNLQTLRQVFDQCFDILFREFSINADTPLRAFIIYVAGLTNHEMVNDHLLKSIMQETANLPSSVHLSKANAQQVIQERLINLDETSTTTDLIELVQKVLEGNTVLILDGSSTAIIAGVRGVEGRAIDEPDSEPGVRGPKDGFVEALNTNMSLIRRRIKTSRLKAETFETGLLTKTKLAVCYIKGIANDKVVQEVKQRIGRINIDSVLSSNQIEELIMDEAFSLFPLVQYTERPDKAAASLLEGRVVILVDNSPMPLIVPVTFISLLQAAEDYYNNAVFATSVRLLRFVALNIALLLPALTVAAFSFHQELLPTALISTVAGARQGLPLPIVLEILMIEFAFELLREAGVRLPKTIGQAISTVGGLVIGQAAVNAGLVSPISVIVVATTAIASFTIPNYAAGTALRILRFVLIILAGFFGGVGIISGLMVILFHLCSLRSFGIPYLSPIAPLSPGDLKDTMVRAPWWAMLRRPWMSVSNEPVRQDPDQGPLKPDKGGQTP